A single genomic interval of Aureliella helgolandensis harbors:
- a CDS encoding DUF4062 domain-containing protein: protein MAKPRVFVSSTFYDLRYVRSDIERAIRDLGYESVLNERGQIAYGRGESLEQYCYREISTCDILVNIVGGRFGSESSSDAKYSISQLELKTAHELNKQIYVFVERPVHVEYRTWIANKDHFEFTPQYVDDVRVYRFIEEVYGLSTNNIISEFDSVTQIVQYLREQWAGLFQRFLQEESKKEDYKITSNLKSAADTLAALIKYTTKERDETIKSILVHGHPVFAQLADAANIGIRIQFYNKKELTTLMTTFGFEVDFMNELEFTKTRSGTKTTIKVDESIFDSDNLLRPMSDDQWKNNFVTVDKEEIFEEDNPF from the coding sequence TTGGCCAAACCACGAGTATTTGTAAGCAGTACTTTTTACGATCTACGGTACGTTCGATCAGATATTGAGCGGGCAATTCGAGATTTGGGCTACGAGAGTGTGCTTAATGAGCGAGGCCAGATTGCTTATGGGCGCGGTGAGTCACTTGAGCAATATTGTTATCGCGAGATAAGCACTTGCGACATTCTAGTAAACATCGTTGGCGGGAGATTTGGCTCGGAATCTTCAAGTGACGCCAAATATTCAATTTCGCAATTGGAATTGAAGACGGCACATGAACTGAACAAGCAAATTTACGTATTCGTCGAGCGACCGGTTCACGTCGAATATCGCACTTGGATCGCGAATAAAGACCACTTTGAATTCACGCCGCAATACGTCGACGACGTCCGAGTTTATAGGTTTATCGAGGAAGTTTACGGGCTGTCTACGAATAACATAATTTCTGAGTTCGATTCTGTAACTCAAATTGTCCAATACCTACGCGAGCAATGGGCAGGCCTATTTCAAAGGTTTTTGCAGGAAGAATCCAAGAAAGAGGATTACAAAATTACGAGCAATCTAAAATCTGCTGCGGATACCTTGGCGGCATTGATTAAATACACTACCAAGGAACGGGACGAAACGATCAAATCAATACTAGTACACGGACATCCAGTTTTTGCTCAGCTCGCAGATGCTGCAAATATTGGAATTCGAATTCAGTTTTACAACAAGAAGGAACTTACGACGTTAATGACGACGTTTGGTTTCGAAGTAGATTTTATGAATGAATTAGAGTTCACAAAAACAAGGTCGGGCACAAAGACGACTATCAAAGTGGATGAGAGCATTTTTGATTCAGACAATTTGTTGCGACCGATGTCGGACGACCAATGGAAGAATAACTTCGTAACTGTCGACAAGGAAGAGATTTTTGAAGAGGATAATCCATTTTAA
- a CDS encoding DUF4263 domain-containing protein, whose product MTQFHALLDSKPSESAVQDFLERHPSLVPGAWTPGTKSGHPPFCNVLITQPKLPGFEARIPDFLWISRHSGSMYAAMVEIERPSKTLFTSAPVPTAEFTQAYNQFAQWRIWFDWPANQQLFYDHYGITPKQLFSLDFDLHFILVFGRRSEFESKPKLSKLRGKLANGRNEELISFDRLSPDRWLDCAVTVTPAGGGRFTVKYVPETFTTSPHGAHDLLVLDGLEAAIDSNDDITPDRRAFLKQRVAYWCKWAKEKSSCFIAGSAYSE is encoded by the coding sequence GTGACTCAATTCCACGCGTTACTCGATTCCAAACCCAGTGAATCGGCAGTTCAAGATTTCCTCGAACGTCACCCGTCTCTTGTGCCCGGTGCGTGGACCCCCGGAACAAAGTCTGGCCATCCTCCGTTTTGCAATGTACTGATCACTCAGCCCAAACTACCTGGATTTGAAGCCCGCATCCCCGACTTTCTTTGGATTTCCAGGCACAGCGGTTCCATGTATGCTGCGATGGTCGAAATCGAAAGGCCTTCGAAAACCCTCTTCACTTCCGCACCGGTACCCACCGCCGAATTCACACAGGCTTATAACCAATTTGCTCAATGGCGCATCTGGTTTGACTGGCCAGCGAACCAACAATTATTCTACGACCACTACGGAATCACTCCTAAACAGTTGTTTTCACTTGATTTCGATTTGCATTTCATTCTCGTGTTTGGACGTCGTTCTGAATTTGAATCGAAACCCAAGCTGTCGAAACTTCGAGGCAAATTAGCGAATGGGCGAAATGAAGAATTGATTTCGTTTGATCGCTTGTCACCCGATAGATGGCTCGATTGCGCCGTAACGGTCACCCCAGCTGGCGGTGGTCGATTCACTGTGAAATATGTCCCGGAGACATTCACAACATCACCACACGGCGCCCACGATTTGCTCGTACTTGACGGCCTAGAAGCTGCCATCGACTCAAATGATGATATTACGCCTGATCGTCGTGCCTTTTTGAAACAACGTGTTGCCTACTGGTGCAAGTGGGCAAAGGAAAAAAGCAGTTGTTTTATTGCCGGTAGCGCGTACTCGGAGTAA
- a CDS encoding SGNH/GDSL hydrolase family protein has product MPTYNVNFGIDKKDLTTVAYSFLDGDGAVIIPAKTVGVVEIADGVYQVTAGRPNQAATILWTTGEVTPAYASESIATPDLQQSHVAGGPNLPWQGNAGLSGGAGAGRTFLQTGNSLIGVRFTGEVTRFLTTRRSGITTGEFKLLIFRGGTRIYASPRYFLHGSYTNASLSDVLEFALDRPLAVRTGDKIGIWVPATVGADAISCRTLSAVGSVKWAEGDITSEASLSSTIPLTELNIQLLSDPPVLVVTGDSIAEGHGGNTKYHGRYHTSETLGGELSSELGYWVAKYMGNVSYENHALGSQTFAWVASTGIVSAVAANPEYILIHCGVNDVVTGRTWAAVEANLNTIRATVPLTTVLAIDEILPWTAGTDAQSLTIRTWNSYLATWCRDNGVLLNKCHDILGQIRESTGELDDLLAAYDQDEVHTTASGTSRLGRAAASTILTQPDATVNAVNASATGINAATAATEIGKVQRSASPVAAGGPVRKTNQRAQYVEESMTTVEE; this is encoded by the coding sequence ATGCCAACATACAACGTGAACTTTGGGATTGATAAGAAAGATTTGACGACCGTCGCGTATTCCTTCTTGGACGGTGATGGTGCCGTGATCATCCCAGCTAAGACCGTCGGTGTAGTCGAGATTGCCGACGGTGTTTACCAGGTAACAGCGGGCCGTCCAAATCAAGCTGCAACCATCCTGTGGACGACTGGCGAAGTGACTCCGGCGTATGCGAGCGAGAGTATTGCGACACCCGACTTGCAGCAATCGCACGTAGCAGGCGGCCCAAACTTGCCATGGCAGGGGAACGCTGGATTGAGCGGCGGGGCTGGTGCAGGTAGGACTTTTCTACAAACCGGTAATTCACTCATTGGTGTTCGATTTACCGGTGAAGTCACTCGCTTTCTGACAACACGACGATCTGGGATCACCACTGGCGAGTTTAAGCTATTGATTTTTCGTGGCGGAACACGCATCTACGCGTCACCCAGATACTTCCTGCACGGTTCTTACACGAACGCATCCTTGAGTGATGTCTTGGAATTCGCACTAGATCGCCCATTGGCAGTACGAACTGGCGATAAAATTGGGATTTGGGTCCCAGCAACGGTGGGTGCCGATGCAATCTCATGCCGCACACTATCTGCAGTTGGTTCCGTCAAATGGGCGGAGGGCGACATCACTTCCGAAGCGAGCTTGTCGTCAACCATTCCACTAACAGAGTTGAATATCCAGCTGCTATCTGATCCACCGGTCCTGGTGGTCACCGGTGACTCTATTGCGGAAGGTCATGGAGGCAACACGAAGTACCACGGGCGTTACCATACGAGTGAAACCCTTGGTGGCGAGCTGTCGAGTGAGCTTGGATATTGGGTTGCTAAATACATGGGCAATGTGAGCTACGAAAACCACGCTCTTGGCTCGCAGACATTCGCCTGGGTAGCGTCAACTGGCATTGTTTCGGCGGTTGCGGCGAACCCTGAATATATCTTGATCCACTGCGGCGTGAATGACGTTGTGACCGGTAGAACATGGGCAGCGGTCGAAGCTAACCTAAATACAATCCGTGCGACTGTTCCGCTGACGACTGTGCTCGCTATCGACGAGATACTTCCATGGACTGCGGGAACCGATGCGCAATCTCTGACGATTCGAACGTGGAACAGCTATCTCGCGACCTGGTGTAGAGACAACGGTGTATTGCTCAATAAGTGTCACGACATCCTAGGGCAGATTCGGGAGTCAACTGGTGAGCTTGATGACTTGCTAGCCGCGTACGACCAAGACGAGGTGCACACCACCGCATCGGGCACGAGTCGACTGGGGCGGGCGGCAGCTTCAACTATCCTCACGCAACCGGATGCAACGGTCAACGCTGTGAATGCAAGTGCAACAGGCATCAATGCGGCTACTGCGGCTACTGAAATCGGCAAGGTGCAGCGTAGTGCGAGTCCCGTTGCTGCCGGTGGGCCCGTGCGCAAGACTAACCAGCGAGCGCAGTACGTCGAAGAATCTATGACCACGGTGGAGGAGTAA
- a CDS encoding terminase gpA endonuclease subunit, with protein sequence MAKKKAAVKTLPAKAAKKAPAKVASRSRTSTPKKRPSPKEQVKTTAATKKAARKKAAASESKKTKRAGAKRVFSGATTDDAWIQTADAYARHKKRAGERQKQLSEDGRDIAGEMPQVTDPKARARVSKSLRKFCDEVLPERFHLGWSEDHLTAIKKMERAILTGDNFAIAMPRGTGKTTLVIAAVLWAIVSGHKRYIALIGADRDAATKLLDGIKVELETNDRLLDLFPEAAYPIRRLEGIANRCRGQLYQGNRTYIRWTSKHIQFANVPLRGEVPEGGRTASMAVVETAGIRGKIRGMQQALPTGEIVRPDCFVVDDPQTDTSAKSRTQVNSRLNVITGTCPGLAGPGESISGFCTCTVIEPDDVADQLLNPEKFPDFHGERFQLVYEWPTETELWEEYGNVYRESMATELGMAPCNTFVKKHWKRLHAGSRVAWEVRKRKDEVSPLQHAYNLLLRLGDMFWQEYQNKPKGADDAEDLLSVDEIQAKVNGYPRLILPPVANLVTGFIDVQGECLFYSVIATARSSFDAWLLDYGTWPRQTAKYYSKRKLGKRLSQIYKGRGQEGRIRQGIMDLTADLATTDYTMPDGRTSMRIKRLGIDAAWGKSSPIVYACAIESPHRSIMLPTFGRGLDAMKMPMEFWTAKPGETLGVGYAIRPRPGGGLYALLDSNYWKSFVHARLAVPMGDAGCLSLFQPEMITTHRLIAEHYRSETRSETSNGSRVVHIWTLPDNKPDNDLFDATAGAMAMAGIEGAKLADLTVRRAASSSKRPRRRTTIKA encoded by the coding sequence ATGGCCAAGAAAAAGGCGGCCGTCAAAACGCTCCCCGCGAAAGCGGCCAAGAAGGCACCTGCCAAGGTAGCCTCGCGATCTCGCACGTCTACTCCCAAGAAACGGCCGTCGCCCAAGGAGCAAGTCAAGACGACGGCCGCTACGAAAAAGGCGGCTCGAAAAAAAGCCGCTGCGAGCGAGTCTAAGAAAACCAAGCGGGCTGGTGCCAAGCGGGTATTCTCTGGGGCCACCACCGACGATGCGTGGATCCAAACGGCCGATGCCTACGCCCGTCACAAGAAGCGAGCCGGAGAGCGGCAAAAGCAACTCTCCGAAGATGGTCGGGACATCGCTGGCGAAATGCCGCAGGTCACCGATCCCAAGGCCCGGGCGCGCGTCTCCAAGTCGCTGCGTAAATTCTGCGACGAAGTTTTACCTGAACGGTTCCACCTAGGTTGGTCCGAAGATCACCTGACCGCCATCAAGAAGATGGAACGGGCCATTCTGACGGGTGACAATTTTGCGATCGCTATGCCCCGTGGTACCGGCAAGACAACGCTGGTCATTGCGGCCGTGCTGTGGGCCATTGTCTCCGGACACAAACGCTACATCGCACTGATTGGCGCCGATCGTGATGCGGCCACGAAGCTGCTCGACGGAATCAAGGTCGAACTGGAAACCAACGATCGTCTGCTCGACCTGTTCCCGGAGGCTGCCTATCCGATTCGCCGCCTCGAGGGAATTGCCAACCGCTGCCGTGGCCAGCTGTACCAAGGCAATCGAACCTACATCCGCTGGACTAGCAAGCACATCCAGTTTGCGAACGTGCCCCTGCGTGGCGAGGTTCCTGAAGGTGGACGTACCGCCAGCATGGCGGTTGTGGAAACGGCAGGCATCCGTGGCAAGATCCGTGGCATGCAGCAGGCCTTGCCCACCGGTGAGATTGTGCGGCCCGATTGTTTCGTGGTCGATGATCCGCAAACCGACACCTCGGCCAAATCACGGACGCAGGTGAACTCACGCTTGAATGTGATCACGGGAACTTGTCCCGGTCTGGCTGGTCCGGGGGAATCGATCTCCGGGTTCTGCACCTGCACAGTGATCGAACCCGATGACGTGGCGGACCAGCTGCTCAACCCCGAGAAATTCCCAGACTTCCATGGTGAGCGTTTTCAATTGGTCTACGAATGGCCAACGGAGACCGAACTGTGGGAGGAATATGGCAACGTCTATCGCGAGTCGATGGCGACTGAACTGGGAATGGCCCCTTGCAATACGTTCGTGAAAAAACACTGGAAGCGGCTGCATGCCGGTTCTCGCGTGGCGTGGGAAGTGCGAAAGCGGAAAGACGAAGTTTCACCGCTGCAGCATGCCTACAATTTGCTGCTGCGTTTGGGCGATATGTTTTGGCAGGAATACCAGAACAAGCCCAAGGGGGCAGACGATGCCGAGGACCTGCTCAGCGTCGACGAGATCCAGGCCAAGGTGAACGGCTACCCGCGTCTGATCCTGCCACCGGTGGCCAACCTGGTCACGGGATTTATCGACGTGCAGGGCGAATGCCTGTTCTACTCAGTGATTGCGACAGCTCGATCGAGTTTTGACGCCTGGCTGTTGGACTATGGGACCTGGCCTCGGCAAACGGCCAAGTACTATTCGAAACGCAAACTCGGCAAGCGTCTCTCCCAAATCTACAAGGGGCGTGGCCAAGAGGGGCGCATCCGACAAGGGATCATGGATTTGACCGCGGATCTGGCTACCACTGATTACACGATGCCCGATGGCCGCACGTCGATGCGGATCAAGCGGCTGGGCATCGATGCCGCCTGGGGCAAGTCGAGCCCGATCGTCTACGCGTGCGCCATCGAGTCGCCTCACCGATCAATCATGCTGCCCACGTTTGGCCGTGGTTTGGATGCGATGAAAATGCCCATGGAGTTCTGGACGGCCAAGCCGGGGGAAACGCTGGGCGTGGGCTACGCGATCCGCCCTCGACCTGGCGGTGGATTGTATGCACTGCTCGACAGCAACTATTGGAAGTCATTCGTGCACGCACGCCTGGCGGTACCGATGGGCGACGCCGGTTGCTTGTCCCTGTTCCAACCGGAGATGATCACCACGCATCGATTGATTGCCGAGCACTATCGGTCGGAGACTCGATCGGAAACGAGCAACGGTAGCCGCGTGGTACACATCTGGACGTTGCCCGATAACAAACCCGACAATGATTTGTTCGATGCAACGGCCGGAGCCATGGCAATGGCCGGGATTGAAGGAGCCAAATTGGCCGATCTAACGGTGCGGAGAGCTGCGAGCAGCTCAAAACGCCCCAGACGACGTACCACAATCAAGGCCTAG
- a CDS encoding DNA-methyltransferase has protein sequence MNTNQLCPKCKESSVLVPITGNRWDSYHSRAEIALDCIEEGTIDAVITDPPYGSGGTTVAKRLRPSSEKYQSSDRKEKLPDIDGDAMLPEAWMRMMTTIFDKVRRACKPGADLLVFCDWMSLTRFIEVIGAAGLHVRSVGVWDKGRCTRPNRNGMRNQVEMILHARRSGKAERQKDIYLNGVFQYPTMRNNKLHLTQKPLELMHELMQLAPPEGIVLDPFQGSGTTGVAALQTNRRYIGIESVKHYHDIAVQRLQEFSTP, from the coding sequence ATGAATACCAATCAACTCTGCCCCAAATGCAAAGAATCCTCGGTTCTCGTTCCCATCACGGGCAACCGCTGGGACTCTTACCACTCACGCGCCGAGATCGCTCTGGACTGTATCGAGGAAGGGACCATCGACGCCGTGATCACGGATCCTCCCTACGGATCGGGAGGAACCACGGTTGCGAAACGACTGCGTCCCTCTTCGGAGAAGTACCAGAGCAGCGATCGAAAGGAAAAACTCCCGGACATCGATGGCGATGCCATGTTGCCGGAGGCCTGGATGCGAATGATGACCACCATCTTCGACAAGGTCCGCAGGGCTTGCAAGCCAGGTGCCGATCTACTCGTCTTCTGTGACTGGATGAGTCTCACTCGCTTTATCGAAGTGATCGGGGCGGCTGGACTGCATGTCCGCAGCGTCGGTGTCTGGGACAAGGGACGTTGCACGCGTCCGAACCGCAACGGCATGCGGAACCAAGTCGAGATGATTCTCCACGCGCGGCGATCGGGCAAAGCGGAGCGTCAGAAAGACATCTACCTCAATGGCGTTTTTCAGTATCCGACGATGCGGAACAATAAACTGCATTTGACGCAAAAGCCGCTTGAATTGATGCATGAACTAATGCAGCTGGCACCTCCGGAAGGAATCGTGCTCGATCCGTTCCAGGGATCGGGAACCACGGGTGTGGCCGCCTTGCAAACGAATCGACGGTACATCGGTATCGAATCGGTAAAGCACTACCACGATATTGCCGTGCAGCGATTGCAAGAGTTCAGTACCCCGTAG
- a CDS encoding phage portal protein — protein MVTANAAHFVYDVPSTGPVERGSGGGQFSYDALEAKGRRKAAPNRIVREDVHVSAGKRTKLQASARDLAKNFSIAAWMIRRHLDYCASFTFQAKTSDRGLNKAIEQLMEIQSRPLACDRGGRFSREKMFRQVEASRVLDGDIGMLRLRSGHTQLIESDCVRDPEASEKKRSDDRFEWVDGVQVDYAGLPRQYSVHGRKKGGRGYEFRRTVPAQNFLLYGFFDRPASDQVRGISPIVAALNNFRDVYDNIDYAQVKMKITQLFALALLRKSEAQGLNEALPTAGEQAVLDGEACEEDVSRPREFDLSGGPTVLDLDTDESVEVIESNTPATEFQSFIEIVLAVGLKSLDIPYSFYNERFTNYSGSRTAWLHYERSCGDRRADQIEARRRWTLWQLQRWIADGIWTPPSGQTIADIKFEWIPRGMPWWKPSEEIVGDIKAIGAGFDNPDRVCRERDRGDPRDNIDATLEIIKYAMDQGKAVIGPDYEHKLNFSADFGVGAPEAAV, from the coding sequence ATGGTTACTGCAAACGCCGCTCATTTCGTTTACGACGTCCCATCCACCGGACCGGTCGAACGTGGCAGCGGTGGTGGCCAATTCTCCTACGATGCGCTGGAGGCCAAGGGCCGCCGCAAGGCGGCTCCCAATAGAATCGTCCGGGAAGATGTCCATGTTAGTGCGGGCAAGCGAACCAAGCTGCAGGCGAGTGCCCGCGACCTGGCTAAGAACTTTTCCATTGCCGCTTGGATGATCCGCAGGCACTTGGATTACTGCGCTAGCTTTACCTTTCAAGCCAAAACGAGCGATCGCGGATTGAACAAAGCCATCGAGCAATTGATGGAAATCCAGTCCCGTCCGCTGGCCTGCGATCGCGGTGGCCGATTCTCGCGTGAGAAGATGTTCCGCCAGGTGGAGGCCTCCCGAGTACTCGACGGCGACATTGGCATGCTGCGCTTGCGCTCCGGCCACACGCAGCTGATTGAATCGGATTGCGTGCGAGATCCCGAAGCAAGTGAGAAGAAACGGAGCGACGATCGATTCGAATGGGTCGACGGTGTGCAGGTCGACTACGCCGGATTGCCTCGTCAGTATTCCGTGCACGGTCGCAAGAAGGGTGGCCGTGGCTACGAATTCCGCCGCACGGTACCCGCTCAGAATTTTCTGCTGTATGGATTCTTCGATCGTCCCGCTTCGGATCAAGTGCGGGGCATCTCGCCCATTGTCGCCGCTCTGAACAACTTTCGCGACGTCTATGACAACATCGACTACGCCCAAGTGAAAATGAAGATTACGCAGTTGTTCGCCCTGGCACTGCTGCGGAAGAGCGAAGCCCAAGGGCTCAACGAAGCGTTGCCAACCGCTGGGGAACAAGCCGTACTCGATGGCGAGGCCTGCGAGGAAGACGTTTCCAGGCCCCGGGAGTTCGATCTATCGGGCGGACCAACGGTACTCGATCTCGACACCGACGAGAGTGTGGAAGTGATCGAGAGCAACACTCCCGCTACTGAATTCCAGAGCTTCATTGAGATTGTCCTGGCCGTGGGTCTGAAGTCGCTGGACATCCCCTACAGTTTCTACAACGAGCGATTTACCAACTACTCTGGATCCAGAACGGCCTGGCTACACTACGAACGGTCGTGTGGGGATCGCCGCGCCGATCAAATCGAAGCTCGCAGACGGTGGACGCTATGGCAGCTGCAGCGGTGGATTGCCGATGGCATTTGGACTCCGCCCAGTGGCCAGACCATTGCCGACATCAAGTTCGAATGGATTCCCCGAGGGATGCCATGGTGGAAGCCGAGCGAGGAAATTGTGGGGGACATCAAGGCCATTGGGGCCGGATTCGACAATCCCGATCGCGTCTGCCGCGAACGCGATCGAGGTGATCCACGTGACAACATCGATGCCACGCTGGAAATCATCAAGTACGCGATGGACCAAGGGAAGGCAGTCATTGGCCCGGACTACGAGCACAAGCTCAATTTTTCCGCAGACTTCGGTGTAGGGGCACCCGAGGCGGCGGTGTAG
- a CDS encoding HK97 family phage prohead protease, translated as MKKFDPSNPTQAPADAFAFAASECKWEAATERKNGLRRMPVNVLARTGAPVYHWYWDSIVHDFEGLVHKPKIAFDYRHDPNEPIGVADKFTVNDAGLWLDGELISRDPKDEAAKIMDLGPAGIPYEASIHFNPATAVMEYLPEGFTTTVNGQEIAGPQVIVRKWELLRCAFCLTGVDGGSQANFEAGEDSPALFSLNWTDKPMTKTTPTTPATDGKETEAGKQSTDSQKPETSATKTEGTPVDRAQFENEFKAQLGKFTAKFGAADGAEYFSQGLSYEQGLEKHCAKLEQSAKDATVAQSTAEDKLAKLDLGETQGVDTGTGKGKQGAKFEDLFRSAAGTEGKK; from the coding sequence ATGAAGAAATTCGACCCATCCAATCCGACCCAAGCTCCCGCCGATGCGTTTGCATTCGCTGCGAGTGAGTGCAAATGGGAAGCTGCAACCGAGCGCAAAAACGGCCTGCGACGTATGCCGGTCAACGTGTTGGCTCGTACCGGTGCACCCGTTTACCATTGGTATTGGGATTCGATCGTGCACGATTTCGAGGGGCTGGTTCACAAGCCCAAGATCGCGTTCGACTATCGGCACGATCCCAATGAACCAATCGGCGTGGCCGATAAGTTCACGGTTAACGATGCGGGACTGTGGCTCGATGGCGAGTTGATTAGTCGTGATCCCAAGGACGAAGCGGCCAAGATCATGGATCTTGGTCCCGCTGGCATTCCTTACGAAGCTTCGATTCACTTCAACCCTGCCACGGCGGTGATGGAGTATCTACCCGAAGGATTCACCACCACGGTCAACGGTCAAGAAATCGCGGGTCCGCAAGTGATCGTTCGCAAGTGGGAATTGCTCCGCTGTGCGTTCTGCTTGACCGGCGTGGATGGCGGATCGCAAGCCAATTTCGAAGCGGGGGAAGATTCACCCGCCCTGTTCTCCCTCAATTGGACTGATAAACCAATGACTAAAACCACTCCAACCACACCTGCAACTGATGGCAAAGAGACTGAAGCGGGCAAGCAATCCACCGATTCTCAAAAGCCTGAAACGTCGGCGACTAAGACCGAAGGAACTCCAGTCGATCGAGCTCAGTTTGAGAACGAGTTCAAGGCCCAGCTGGGCAAGTTTACCGCCAAGTTTGGCGCCGCCGACGGCGCCGAGTACTTCAGCCAGGGACTGAGCTACGAACAGGGGCTCGAAAAGCACTGTGCGAAGCTCGAACAATCCGCCAAGGATGCGACGGTCGCTCAATCGACCGCCGAGGACAAGCTGGCGAAACTCGATCTCGGTGAAACGCAGGGCGTGGATACCGGTACCGGAAAGGGCAAGCAGGGGGCCAAGTTCGAGGACCTGTTCCGCTCCGCAGCTGGGACCGAAGGCAAGAAGTAG
- a CDS encoding major capsid protein, with amino-acid sequence MADSLMTLADIALLNDVSVEDYGATDIFLDAPVLRILPAQTASHGTDHKYLKHVTAPTVGFRAPNAGRDHSKTGRVWVTETLKILDATFHLDAMIAKSNPKGEAFVMAMEAMMHLRAAMKAAERQIFYGTAEDAGGFLGLVDNVGLNKIDDAMVLTAGGTSTGVFGDVWMIRATSDFANCAVILGNSGNIAIEPWERQLVSDGDGKQFPALFQEIDGWLGLQVGGAKSVARLVNLNLADGASANTLTDDLLANLMELFPEEAPPTHIVMNKRARKQLMQSRTATNATGAPAPLPTEYEGVPIVTTSACSTYTTAVAAS; translated from the coding sequence ATGGCCGATTCACTAATGACGCTCGCCGACATCGCGTTACTAAACGATGTCAGCGTGGAGGACTATGGAGCAACGGATATTTTCCTGGATGCTCCCGTGTTGCGGATCCTGCCCGCACAAACTGCGAGCCACGGTACTGACCACAAGTACTTGAAGCACGTGACCGCTCCAACCGTTGGCTTCCGTGCTCCCAACGCCGGTCGCGATCACAGCAAGACCGGACGCGTGTGGGTGACCGAAACGCTCAAGATCTTGGATGCGACCTTCCACTTGGACGCGATGATTGCCAAGAGCAATCCCAAGGGTGAAGCCTTCGTGATGGCCATGGAAGCCATGATGCACTTGCGAGCTGCGATGAAGGCTGCCGAACGGCAGATCTTCTACGGTACCGCCGAAGATGCCGGTGGTTTTCTTGGTTTGGTGGACAACGTTGGACTGAACAAGATCGATGACGCCATGGTGCTGACCGCTGGTGGTACAAGCACCGGTGTGTTCGGTGACGTGTGGATGATTCGGGCGACGAGCGATTTCGCGAACTGCGCCGTGATCCTGGGCAATAGTGGCAACATTGCCATCGAGCCCTGGGAACGGCAATTGGTTTCCGATGGTGATGGGAAGCAATTCCCAGCCCTGTTCCAAGAGATCGACGGATGGCTTGGCCTGCAGGTTGGAGGGGCCAAGAGCGTGGCCCGCCTGGTCAACCTCAATCTGGCGGACGGGGCTTCGGCCAACACGCTGACCGACGATTTGCTGGCCAACCTAATGGAATTGTTCCCCGAGGAAGCGCCACCCACGCATATCGTGATGAACAAGCGAGCTCGCAAGCAATTGATGCAGAGCCGGACCGCGACCAACGCCACCGGAGCTCCTGCACCATTGCCAACTGAGTATGAAGGGGTGCCGATCGTGACAACCTCGGCTTGTTCCACGTACACAACGGCCGTCGCCGCTTCCTAA